A genomic window from Acinetobacter lwoffii includes:
- the purU gene encoding formyltetrahydrofolate deformylase, producing MNMTTANTARLLITCEDKPGIVQAVSSFLYHQGANITALDQYATAAQGGRYFMRVEFELDNLQSRKESIIQTFAANVAERYGMQWRLALVSDVKKVGILVSKVDHALLELLWRHARGGLPCEITKVVSNHETLREAVENFGIPFEVVPVTKDNKPEAYAEIDQLMQGNDLLVLARYMQILDEEFVSKWEMKVINIHHSFLPAFVGANPYKQAYEKGVKLIGATAHYVTADLDQGPIIEQDVERVNHDFTVEQLRELGQDVERNVLARAVKWHLEDRIIVDGNKTVVFQ from the coding sequence ATGAATATGACGACTGCTAACACCGCACGTTTATTGATTACTTGTGAAGACAAGCCGGGCATCGTGCAGGCTGTTTCGAGCTTCTTGTATCATCAAGGTGCCAACATTACTGCGCTTGACCAATATGCGACAGCAGCGCAGGGCGGACGTTACTTCATGCGCGTTGAATTTGAATTAGATAATCTTCAAAGTCGTAAAGAAAGTATTATCCAGACTTTTGCAGCGAATGTGGCAGAACGCTATGGCATGCAATGGCGTCTGGCTCTGGTCAGTGATGTGAAAAAAGTCGGTATTCTGGTGTCTAAAGTCGATCATGCCTTGCTTGAGCTGTTATGGCGTCATGCGCGTGGTGGTCTGCCTTGTGAAATTACCAAAGTAGTATCGAATCACGAGACTTTACGCGAAGCAGTTGAAAATTTTGGCATTCCATTCGAAGTTGTGCCGGTGACCAAAGACAACAAACCTGAAGCTTATGCAGAAATCGACCAGTTGATGCAAGGCAATGACCTGTTGGTGCTGGCGCGTTATATGCAGATTCTGGATGAAGAATTTGTCAGCAAGTGGGAAATGAAAGTGATCAACATTCACCATTCTTTCCTGCCAGCTTTCGTAGGTGCCAATCCGTACAAACAGGCCTATGAAAAAGGTGTGAAGCTGATTGGTGCAACTGCACACTATGTGACTGCTGATCTGGATCAAGGTCCGATCATCGAGCAGGATGTGGAGCGCGTGAACCATGACTTTACCGTTGAGCAGTTACGTGAACTCGGTCAGGATGTGGAACGTAATGTATTGGCCCGTGCGGTAAAATGGCATTTGGAAGACCGTATTATTGTCGATGGCAACAAGACTGTCGTGTTCCAATAA
- a CDS encoding TetR/AcrR family transcriptional regulator, producing the protein MSQTKTLKTKERILQLSLQLFNERGERSVTTNHIAAELGMSPGNLYYHFRNKNEIIKELMEQYQHQTLEMLALPDDRALDANDKVHYFQVLSSQLWAYRFLHRDVYHLVENNEDFRKMYPRFAGQVMQQGQKIYKGFVNAGLMDMTDSEIEALIINLWIVLTNWTNFLYMSGHLTDSNTLEEKWVWQALRQMVFLEGAYLRGESRQTYEGLLSSLGSSELFASLSSSKDSESEQTIQNIQETR; encoded by the coding sequence ATGTCCCAAACCAAAACCTTAAAAACTAAAGAGCGTATCTTGCAGCTCAGTTTGCAGCTGTTTAACGAGCGTGGCGAACGATCGGTAACCACCAATCACATTGCGGCTGAACTCGGCATGAGCCCGGGTAACCTGTATTATCATTTCCGCAATAAAAATGAAATTATTAAAGAATTGATGGAACAGTACCAGCATCAGACCCTGGAAATGCTGGCGCTGCCGGATGACCGTGCACTGGATGCCAATGATAAGGTGCATTATTTTCAGGTGCTGAGCAGCCAGTTATGGGCTTACCGTTTCCTGCATCGTGATGTCTATCATCTGGTAGAAAATAACGAAGATTTTCGCAAGATGTATCCACGCTTTGCCGGACAGGTGATGCAGCAGGGCCAGAAAATTTATAAAGGCTTTGTTAATGCAGGCCTGATGGACATGACCGATTCAGAAATTGAAGCCCTGATCATTAACCTGTGGATTGTACTGACCAACTGGACCAACTTCCTGTATATGTCAGGTCATTTAACCGATTCCAATACGCTGGAAGAAAAATGGGTCTGGCAGGCACTCCGTCAAATGGTATTCCTGGAAGGGGCGTATTTACGTGGTGAAAGTCGTCAAACCTATGAAGGTTTATTGAGTAGTTTGGGCTCTTCGGAACTTTTTGCCAGCCTGTCGTCATCTAAAGATTCTGAATCTGAACAAACTATTCAGAATATCCAAGAAACGCGCTAG